One genomic region from Croceicoccus sp. YJ47 encodes:
- a CDS encoding acetolactate synthase large subunit: MKASDLMVAALEAEGVEYVFAVPGEENLDLLESLRTSTITLVLARHEQGAGFMAATYGRLTGKAGVCLATLGPGATNLTTPAAYAALGAFPLVIITGQKPIKTSKQAQFQIVDVVSLFTPLCKASTQIVNGNRIPSLVREGFRLAQEERPGAILLELPEDIAEEETVEPVIPPHDRRYAVAGDAALDEAARRILAAERPLLLIGAGANRRRASKALRKFVADTGFPFFDTQMGKGVVDEDSDLYLGTAALSSGDYVHCAIEKADLIVNIGHDVVEKPPFFMEPDGQTVIHINYKAAEVDQVYFPQLEVIGDIAGSVERLGNRLDGRLQCDRSYYTALHDEIASHISETSDDERFPMVPQRVVADVRSVMARDDIVALDNGIYKIWFARNYIAHEPGTILLDNALATMGAGLPSAMMAAMLSPGRRVLAVCGDGGFMMNSQELETAVRLGLNLVVLVLNDAAYGMIRWKQDQLGFPDYGLTFSNPDFITYAQSYGATGHRVERSADLVAVLNAAFEAGGVHLVDLPVDYSENKKVLIDELGAKVCEL; the protein is encoded by the coding sequence ATGAAAGCTTCCGATCTTATGGTCGCCGCGCTCGAGGCCGAGGGCGTCGAATATGTTTTCGCCGTTCCAGGCGAAGAGAATCTGGACCTTCTGGAATCGCTGCGAACTTCCACCATCACGCTGGTTCTGGCCCGTCACGAACAGGGCGCTGGCTTCATGGCGGCAACCTATGGCCGCCTGACCGGCAAGGCAGGTGTGTGCCTGGCAACGCTCGGGCCTGGTGCCACGAACCTGACCACACCGGCGGCCTATGCCGCGCTCGGGGCCTTTCCGCTTGTCATCATTACCGGGCAGAAACCGATAAAGACATCGAAGCAGGCCCAGTTCCAGATTGTCGACGTTGTTTCCCTGTTCACCCCGCTATGCAAGGCTTCGACCCAGATCGTGAACGGCAATCGCATTCCCTCACTCGTTCGTGAAGGCTTTCGTCTTGCGCAGGAAGAGAGGCCTGGAGCCATTCTTCTGGAGCTACCCGAAGACATCGCTGAAGAGGAAACGGTCGAACCTGTCATACCGCCACACGACAGGCGTTATGCCGTTGCCGGCGACGCGGCCTTGGATGAAGCAGCCCGGCGTATTCTTGCTGCGGAACGGCCCTTGCTATTAATCGGAGCCGGAGCGAACCGCCGCCGCGCTTCGAAGGCGCTGCGCAAATTCGTGGCCGATACCGGCTTTCCCTTTTTTGACACGCAGATGGGTAAGGGCGTGGTCGATGAAGACAGCGATCTCTATCTGGGCACCGCGGCGCTATCATCGGGCGATTATGTCCACTGCGCGATCGAGAAGGCCGATCTGATCGTGAATATCGGTCACGACGTGGTTGAAAAGCCGCCGTTCTTTATGGAGCCGGACGGTCAGACTGTCATTCATATCAATTACAAGGCGGCCGAAGTCGATCAGGTCTATTTCCCGCAGCTCGAGGTCATCGGTGACATCGCCGGATCGGTCGAGCGGTTGGGAAATCGCTTGGACGGCAGGTTGCAGTGTGATCGCAGCTACTACACCGCCCTGCATGACGAGATTGCTTCGCACATCTCCGAAACCAGCGACGATGAACGTTTCCCGATGGTTCCCCAACGCGTCGTTGCCGACGTTCGCAGCGTAATGGCACGCGATGATATCGTCGCGCTCGACAACGGCATCTACAAGATCTGGTTCGCTAGAAACTACATCGCCCACGAGCCCGGCACCATCCTTCTCGACAATGCATTGGCGACGATGGGCGCGGGCCTTCCATCCGCCATGATGGCGGCGATGCTATCGCCCGGGCGTAGAGTTCTCGCGGTGTGCGGTGATGGCGGGTTCATGATGAACTCGCAGGAGCTGGAAACGGCCGTCAGGCTGGGCCTGAACCTCGTCGTTCTCGTTCTGAACGATGCGGCATACGGCATGATCCGCTGGAAGCAGGACCAGCTCGGCTTTCCGGACTACGGCCTGACCTTTTCCAATCCCGACTTCATCACCTACGCACAAAGCTATGGAGCGACCGGTCACCGGGTCGAGCGGAGCGCAGATCTTGTGGCGGTCCTGAACGCCGCATTCGAGGCGGGCGGAGTGCACCTTGTCGATCTACCCGTCGACTATTCCGAAAACAAGAAGGTGCTGATCGACGAACTCGGCGCGAAGGTGTGCGAGCTATGA
- a CDS encoding cation diffusion facilitator family transporter, whose amino-acid sequence MAQSGGHAGHSHGEENMSDGRLVLAVALNVLLTVAQIIGGILSGSLALIADALHNFSDAASLGLALFARRIGRRPADKLMTFGYARAEVVAALINLTTLLIIGFYLLVEAINRFADPQPVEGWTVIWVAGIALVIDVVTAVMVYASSKNSLNMKAAFLHNVSDALASVGVIVAGVLILRYELYIADLIITVVIAAYVIWQGVTLLPRTVRLLMGAVPDESEFDRIVSDLRDTEGVAGVHHVHVWSISEHYRALEAHIVPAESSLQAFEDVKARARGMLETQHAIAHATFEACLAADCDPDMIPDHQVEKNHHHDHDHDH is encoded by the coding sequence GTGGCACAATCGGGCGGTCATGCCGGGCACAGTCACGGCGAAGAGAACATGAGCGACGGCCGCCTTGTATTGGCCGTCGCCCTCAACGTCCTGCTGACTGTCGCTCAGATCATCGGGGGGATATTGTCGGGTTCGCTCGCACTGATCGCCGATGCGCTGCACAACTTCAGCGACGCGGCATCGCTTGGACTGGCTCTGTTTGCGAGGCGGATCGGGCGCCGGCCAGCCGACAAGCTTATGACCTTCGGCTATGCTCGTGCGGAAGTCGTAGCAGCTCTCATCAATCTGACGACTTTGCTTATCATCGGCTTCTATCTGCTGGTCGAGGCGATCAACCGTTTCGCAGACCCTCAACCCGTTGAGGGGTGGACCGTAATCTGGGTCGCCGGGATAGCGCTGGTGATCGACGTGGTTACGGCGGTGATGGTTTACGCCAGCTCGAAGAACTCCCTCAACATGAAAGCCGCCTTTCTGCACAATGTGTCCGATGCGCTGGCTTCGGTCGGTGTGATCGTGGCTGGCGTACTCATTCTGCGATACGAACTTTATATCGCCGATCTGATCATCACTGTGGTCATTGCTGCCTATGTGATCTGGCAGGGCGTCACTTTGTTGCCTCGCACGGTGCGGCTCTTGATGGGCGCGGTGCCGGACGAAAGCGAGTTCGATCGCATTGTGAGCGACCTGCGTGACACAGAAGGCGTGGCCGGCGTCCATCACGTCCATGTCTGGAGCATCAGCGAGCATTATCGCGCGCTTGAGGCGCATATCGTTCCTGCCGAATCTTCGTTGCAGGCTTTCGAGGATGTGAAGGCGCGGGCTCGCGGTATGCTCGAGACGCAGCACGCCATCGCCCATGCAACGTTCGAAGCCTGTCTCGCTGCAGACTGTGATCCCGACATGATCCCGGACCATCAGGTCGAGAAGAACCATCATCACGACCATGACCACGACCATTGA
- a CDS encoding cation diffusion facilitator family transporter encodes MSGGHEVDVGSPEKRKTLWVVLWLNVAIAVGFFAVGYFADSNALLANGLDNSSDAIVYALSLLALTRSRTWKRGAARFSGIMLLVFSAGVIFDAYRRFVEGSDPGGMLMMAMAFVAGLVNLYCLRLLQKMENKDVNMRAATTFSFNDFISNGGIIIAGIVVLITGANWPDLVVGIAVACIALYGGVQILRDTHMDVHEEAGTVHGEKRN; translated from the coding sequence ATGAGTGGCGGTCATGAGGTCGATGTCGGGTCGCCTGAAAAGCGCAAGACCCTGTGGGTGGTGCTATGGCTCAACGTGGCCATTGCGGTCGGCTTCTTCGCGGTCGGGTATTTTGCCGATTCCAACGCGCTGCTGGCAAACGGTCTCGATAATTCATCGGATGCAATCGTTTATGCGCTCAGCCTGCTTGCGCTAACCCGCTCGCGGACCTGGAAACGCGGGGCCGCGCGTTTCTCCGGCATCATGCTGCTGGTCTTCTCCGCTGGGGTTATTTTCGATGCTTACCGACGGTTCGTGGAAGGTTCCGATCCGGGCGGCATGCTGATGATGGCGATGGCGTTCGTCGCGGGACTGGTGAATCTCTATTGCCTGCGCCTGTTGCAGAAGATGGAGAACAAGGACGTCAATATGCGGGCGGCGACAACCTTCAGCTTCAACGACTTCATCTCCAATGGCGGGATCATCATCGCCGGCATCGTTGTGCTGATTACCGGTGCCAACTGGCCCGATCTGGTGGTCGGAATAGCGGTCGCCTGCATAGCGCTTTACGGCGGAGTGCAGATCCTGCGCGATACGCATATGGATGTGCACGAAGAGGCGGGAACCGTCCACGGCGAGAAGAGGAATTGA
- a CDS encoding STAS/SEC14 domain-containing protein, whose amino-acid sequence MLALKEENGLLWIRAGGRLGDEDYDRFVPQFERIAEREAGTVPMVIELAPDFSGWDLGGLWRDLKFDVRHKDRFGRIAIIGDSKWEEWGTEMSSSLFRAEMKFFRPSQRSHAESWVRTGEDTA is encoded by the coding sequence GTGCTGGCACTGAAGGAAGAGAACGGACTGCTCTGGATACGCGCCGGAGGCAGGCTGGGGGATGAAGACTATGACCGCTTTGTTCCCCAATTCGAACGTATCGCGGAGCGCGAGGCCGGCACCGTCCCGATGGTGATCGAGCTCGCGCCTGACTTTTCGGGCTGGGACCTCGGAGGTCTCTGGCGCGATCTCAAGTTCGACGTCCGGCATAAGGATCGTTTCGGCCGGATCGCCATAATCGGCGACAGCAAATGGGAAGAGTGGGGCACGGAGATGTCATCGTCGCTCTTCCGCGCCGAAATGAAGTTCTTCCGGCCATCACAGCGTAGTCATGCGGAAAGCTGGGTACGAACCGGGGAGGACACAGCATGA